The DNA window CCGGCACAATTTCCTGCGCCAGAATACCGTCGCGCTGAGCTTTGGCGGTACGCTGCTGGCTGCGATAAGCAAAGGCGTCCTGGTCTTTACGGCTGATATTTAACAATTCAGCTACATTCTCCGCCGTTTCCGGCATGCTGTCAGTTCCAAATTGTTGCTGCATGAGCGGGTTCACAAAACGCCAGCCGATGGTGGTATCGAACATCTCTGCCTGACGCTGGAATGGCGAGGTGGCTTTGCCCATCACAAACGGCGCACGGGACATGGATTCTACGCCACCGGCAATCAGCAGATCCGCATCACTGGCTTTAATCGCCCGGGCCGCAAAGCCAATCGCATCCAGCCCGGAGCCGCACAAGCGGTTGATGGTGGTGCCCGGCACAGCGTGCGGATAACCCGCCAGCAGCGTCGCCATATGCGCCACGTTGCGGTTATCTTCCCCGGCCTGGTTGGCGCAGCCGAAAATCACATCGTCGATGGCGCTGGCGTCAAGCGCGGGATTACGGCTGAGTAATTCCCGCAGCGGGATGGCCGCCAGATCGTCAGCACGCACACCGGCCAGCGCACCGCCGTAGCGACCAATCGGGGTACGAATGCCGTCACAAATAAACGCGTCACGCATTAGACTTCTCCTGTGATAGTGCCGCCGATGCGGTGCGATTTGCCGCGAAACAGGGCCACGATTTTTTGCTGCTGGTTGATAATTTCAATGTCATAGACGCCGGTCAGCCTGGCCTGCTGCTTCACCCGCGCGGTGGCGGTCAGCAGCTCACCAACAAAGGCTGGACGCAGGAAATCGATACTGGCGGCAGAAGCCACCGCCGCCAGCCCCTGGCTGTTGCAGGCGTAGGCGAATGCGGTATCGGCGAGCGAAAACAGCTGTCCGCCGTGGCAGGTTTGATGGCCGTTCAACATATTCGGTGACACCGCCATGGTCATCTGCGCGTAACCCTCATCCATTTCGACAATCTTGATCCCCAGCGTTTTAGCGCAGGTATCGTTCTCGTACATGGCGCGGGCGTTGCGCCAGGCTTCATTACTCATGACACATCTCCAGTAGCGCTTTTTCGCGCAGCAGCGTGCTCGGGCGATAGCGTTCTTCGCCGTAGTGCTGTTGCAGGTTTTCAAGCAGGCGCAGGACGCGCCCCCAGCCCAGCGTTTCACCCCAGGCAATCGGGCCATGCGGGTAGTTGACACCCAGCCGCATAGCAGTATCGATATCCTCGGCGCTGGCGACGCCTTTTTGCACCGCGTCCAGCGCTTCGTTCGCCAGCATCGCCACCGTGCGCCACACCAGCAGGCCCGGATAATCGGCAATGCGCAGCACTTTTTTGCCCTGCTGCTGGAAGAAATAAACCGCTTTGTCGGTGGCGGATTGCGGATTGGTGGCGGCACTTGCCAGCACCACCGTGTCGTTCGCCGCGTAGTCGTACACCACCACCGGGCGGTTGTGCTGCACGCTTAAGGCCAGCGCGGTTTCGCCAGTGGTTTCCAGCAGCAGCACTTCGTCCAATTCGGTGACAACGTCACGCTTAATATTCTTTGCGGCACATTGCGCTGATAGCGCAGCCAGCGCCAGTTCCGGTTGTACTTCAACAGGCCAGCGATAGAGACCGTGACCGCTCTTCTTGCCCAGACGCCCGGCGATGGCCAGCTCCTGTTGCAGCAGCGACGGCAGAAAACGACGGTCCTGCCAGAAGGCGTTAAATACCGAACAGGTCACCGCAAAATTGACGTCCTGACCGATTAAATCGGTCAGCGCCAACGGCCCCATCGGGAAACCACCGCCGTCGCGCAATGCGGCGTCAATCACTTCAGGCGTTGCCACCTGCTCTTCCAGCGCCCGCCAGGCTTCGGCGTAATAAGGACGCGCCACGCGATTGACAATAAAGCCCGGCGTTGAACGGCAGCGCACCGGCTGTTTGCCCCAGGCGCTTACGCACTGGCACAGTTGCTCAACCACTTCGGCTGAGGTGGCAAGGCCGCTCACCACTTCGACCAGCTTCATCACCGGCGCGGGGTTAAAGAAATGCAGTCCGGCTACGCGCTCGGGATGCTTGATTCCGGCGGCAATGGCGGTGATCGATATCGACGAGGTGTTGCTGGTCAACAGCGTCGACGGGGAGCAAATCTCCGCCAGCTGGCTGAACAGTGCCTGTTTGATCTCCAGGCGCTCGGACGCGGCTTCAATCACCAGCTGTGCGTCAGCAAGTTGATTCAGTTCAGTTGCCGGAGTAATACGCGCCAGCAGAGCCTGCGCCTGCTCAGCGCTAATTTTTCCGCGACTAACGCGGGAATCCAGGCGCTGGGCGATGCCGTCGATGGCGCGAGTAATCGCGTCAGCGGAAATGTCATACAGCAGCACCGAATGCCCGGCGCTGGCGGCGACTTCAACAATGCCTGCGCCCATGGTGCCGCCGCCAATCACGGCGACGGTGTGGAGTGTTTGCGTCATTATCTATTTCCCGCTGAACTGAGGGGGACGTTTGCCGAGGAAGGCGCTGACGCCCTCGCGGTAGTCGTCGCTACGGCCGGCAAGGCGCTGGAAATCGCCCTCGACGTCAAGCTGGTCATCCAGGGAGTTGGTTTCTGCCAACTGCAACGCTTTCTTGATGAGCCCTAAGCCGTAGGTGGGCTGGGAAGCCAGATGCCGCGCCAGCGTCAGGCTGGTATCTTTCAGTTCAGCATCGTCAACCAACTGCCAGATCATGCCCCACTGTGCGGCCTGTTCGGCGCTTAAGCTGTCGCCCAGCAGCATCAGCCCCATGGCGCGGGCACGGGTGGTGACACGCGGCAACACCCAGCTACCGCCGCAGTCTGGCACCAGACCGAGCTTGCTGAAAGCCATCACAAATTTGGCGGAGCGCGCCGCCAGCACGATATCGCAGCCCAGCGCCAGCGTGGCGCCGGCACCTGCCGCCACGCCGTTGACCGCGCAAATCACCGGCTTGGGCAGCGCAGCTAAGCGACGCACCAGCGGGTTATAAAAACGCTCCACCGACAGGCCTAAATCCGGCGCGGGGCCGCTCGGGTCAACGTTGCGATCGTTCAGATCTTGTCCGGCGCAAAAACCTCGCCCTGCACCGGTGATCAGCAGGCAGCGAATGGTGTCGTCGCGTTCAGCCTGTTTCAGGCACTCGGAGAGCTGCTGGTGCATGGCGTCGTTAAAGCTGTTGAGCCTGTCCGGGCGGTTCAGGGTGATGGTCATCACGCCCTGGTCGATATCGCTAAGAATGAATGCGTCCACGGTTAACGTCCTTTGAAAGCTGGGGTGCGTTTTTCTAAAAAGGCAGCAATGCCTTCGCGACGGTCTTCGGTGGCGCTGAGCAGCGTAAACAGCTGACGCTCCTGCGTTAGCCCAGCCTGCAAGCTCACTTCCTGCGCCAGACGCAGCGACTGTTTGGCGGCACGCAGCGCCAGCGGTGAGTGACGGGCAATGGTCGCCGCCAGTTTCAGCGCGTATTCGTCAGAGAGGTTGGCCGGATGGATATCGCTAACCAGCCCGGCCTGCTGCGCGCGTTCGGCATCAATGCTTTCGCCGCTCAGCACCATGCGGCTGGCCAGTGCTTTCCCGACGCTGCGAATCAAGCGCTGAGTCCCACCTGCCCCTGGCATGGTGCCAAGGGTGATTTCCGGCAGACCAAAGCGAGCGTTATCCCCGGCAATCACCAGGTCGCACAGCAGCGCCAGCTCGCAGCCCGCGCCCAGCGCGTAGCCGTTGACTACCGCAATCAGCGGCTTATTGAAGACATCGATACGCGCCCATAAGCGCGGGCGAATATCGTCGAAGGTGGCGGGCAGGTCTTTTTCCGCCATTTCGTTAAGATCGGCACCGGCAGCAAAGTAGCGCGGGTTGCCGCTTATCACACAGACGCTCACGCTTGAGTCCCCCGCCGCACTTTCCAGCGCTTCGGCAAGCTGGGTCAACAGCGCGTTATTCAGCGCATTACGCGCCTGCGGACGGTTCAGCGTCAGCTGTAAAACACGGTCGTGACGGGTTATCAGCAGTTCGTTCATGCCATCCCCCGCGCGTCAAAGTCGACCACCACATCGCCGCTGGTTGGCAGCGCCTGACAGCTCAGCACATAGCCCGCCGCCAGTTCATCGGCTTCGAGGCTGTAGTTCGCCGCCATCGCCACTTCGCCGCGTACCACTTTGCATTTACAGGTGGCGCAGACGCCGCCTTTGCAGGCAAACGGCAGGTCGGCACCCTGTCGCAGCGCGGCATCAAGAATGCTGTCGTCTTGCGCACTCAGGGCAATGGTTCTTTCGCGACCGTCCTGGCGAATCGTCACCGTACGTCCTTCGGCCTGTACGCCGGTGGCGCGCTTGACGCTGGTTCCCGGCGTATTGAAACGCTCGAGGTGAATGGCTTTTTCCGGCATCCCCAGCGCACGCAGCGTGGTTTCTGCGTCATCCATCATCGCCGACGGGCCGCAAATAAAGGCGTCGTCAAAGCGGCTGAAATCGAGCAGATGTTCAGACAGCGCACGCAGTTTGTCGCCGTCGATGCGGCCCTGTAGCAGATCGCTGTCCATCGACTCCTGACTGAACAGATGAATCACCTGTAAACGCTGAGGATAGCGGTCTTTCAGGTCAGCCAGCGCCTGGCGGAACATCATGCTGTGGCTGCTGCGGTTGCCATAAATCAGGGTGAAGCGGCTATCAGATTCAATCGTCAGCGTGGCTTCGATTATCGCCATCATCGGCGTGATGCCAGATCCGGCGGCAATCGCCAGATAGTTAGCGTTACGTCCAGCCTGTGGCAGGTAGCCAAAGTGGCCCTGCGGCACCATCACCTCAAATGCCATACCCTGCTGGATATCGCTCTGGGCAAAGCGCGAGAAACGCCCGCCGTCGATGGCTTTCACCGCCACGCTAATCTCAGCAGGCGAGCGGCTGCGGCAGATGGAGTAGCAGCGCCTAAGTTCTTCGCCACCAATGCGTGTTTTCAGCGTCAGATGCTGGCCCGGACGAAAGGCGTATTCATGACGCAGCGCGTCGGGAATGGCAAAGGTGATGGTCACCGCATCGCGGGTTTCCGGCTCAACGTTTGCCACGGTAAGCGAATGAAATGTTGTCATCGCAGCCTCAAATACATTTAAAGTAATCAAAGGGTTCACGGCAACTTTCGCAGCGATACAGCGCTTTGCAGGCCGTGGAACCGAATTCACTGATAAGCGAAGTGTGAGTGCTGCCGCAGCGCGGACAGAGCACATCCTTCGGCATCTCATCGGCGTGACAGACGTGGGCCTGTGGCGGGCTGATGCCGTACTGACGCAGGCGCTCTCGGGCGTCCGGGCTCATCCAGTCGGTGGTCCACGCTGGGTCAAGCTGCAGCACAATGTGCACTGGCGTAAAACCGTGTTCGCTCATCACCTCGCGGATCTCACCCAGCAGATGTTCGGTCGCCGGGCAGCCGGAATAGGTTGGCGTGAAGCCAATCACCCAGCCGTCGCCGTGTTGTTCCACACTGCGCACCATGCCGAGGTCGGTAATGGTCAGCACCGGGACCTCCGGGTCGGGGATAGCGCTTAGCAATCCCCAAATGGTATGCACCTCAGCGGGTGCGATGGCGGCAAGACGTTGCATAGCGACCTCCGTTTACCACTGCTGACCGGGGTAAGCACGCTGCAGGTACTGCATCTCGGCCAGCATTGGCCCCAGATGTTCACTGTGCAGCCCCTGTTTGCCGCCGCTGCGAAACGCCGCTTCTTGCGGGATCTGCAAACCGGAATCGAGCAGCGCGGTGTGTACCGTTGCCTGCCATTCAGCCTGTAGTTCACGCGGATCGACGGCGATCCCCTGCTCAACTAAGGCGATCTCCAGCTCATCGGCCAGGAACAGCTCGCCAGTGAAACGCCACAGGCTATCAACCGCCTGCTGCATCAGGTTTGCCGAGAGCTCCGTGCCGTTACCCAGACGCTCCAGCCAGCCGCGGCTAAAGCGCTGGTGATAGCGCACTTCTTTCAACCCTTTGGCGGCGATGGCAGCAAGCTGCGCATCGCGGCTGCTCACCAGGCGGCTGAACAGCGCCACGTGCCAGGCGTCGATAAAGAACTGACGGGCGATGGTGTCGGCAAAGTTTCCGTTCGGCAGTTCGACCAGCAGCAGATTGCGGAACTGGCGTTCATCGCGACCAAAGGCCAGCGTGTCTTCGTCGCCGCTGCCGTTAAGCTCGGCGGCATAGCTGAGAAGATTGCGCGCCTGACCCAGCAGGTCGAGGGCGATATTGGTCAGCGCCAGATCGATCTCCAGCTCCGGCGCATGACCGCACCATTGGCCTAAACGCTGGGCCAGCACCAGGCCGTTATCGCCGAGGCGCAGGGCATAGGTTGCAACGGGATTGGTATTGTTCATCGTTGCCTCACATATGTTCCATGCCGTCCGGCACGGTATAGAACGTTGGGTGGCGGTAGACTTTGCTCTCTGCGGGATCGAAAAACTCACCGCGTTCTTCCGGTTGCGAAGCCACTATTTCGCTCGCTTTCACCACCCAAATCGAACAACCTTCGCTGCGGCGGGTGTAGGCATCGCGCGCGTTTTCCAGCGCCATCTGGTCATCGGCGGCGTGCAGGCTGCCGACGTGGCGGTGAGACAAACCTTGTTTGCTGCGGACAAACACTTCGTATAACGGCCAGTATGTTTTGCTCATCTTTATTCTCCTCAGGCGGCGTCGCGAGCCTGCTGTTTTTCGGCATGCGCCAGCGCGGCTTCGCGCACCCATGCCCCCTCTTCCCAGGCCTTGCGCTTGGCGCCCAGACGTTCGTGGTTGCAAATACCACGCCCGTTGATGACTTCATTCAGTTCCTGCCAGTCGATTTCGCCGTAGCGATAGTGACCGGTGGCCTCGTCCAGATAGAGGTCCGCATCCGGTACTTTCATACCGAGAATCTCTACCTGCGGGACGGTGTTATCGACAAAGCGCTGACGCAGCTCGTCGTTGGAGTGCAGTTTGATTTTCCACGCCATGCTGCGGGCGCTATTGGGTGAGTTGTCATCGCTCGGGCCGAACATCATCAGCGCGGGCCACCAGAAGCGGTCAATCGCGTCCTGCAACATCTGACGCTGTTCTTCGCTCCCTGCCGCCAGCGCCATGCAGGCTTCAAACCCCTGGCGCTGGTGAAAGCTCTCTTCTTTGCAGATTTTGACCATCGCCCGGGCGTACGGCCCGTAGGAGGTTCGGCACAGCGCCACCTGATTGACAATCGCCGCGCCGTCCACCAGCCAGCCGATAACGCCGATATCCGCCCAGGTCAGGGTTGGGTAATTAAAAATGGATGAGTACTTCATCTTGCCGTCGAGCATTTTCTGATACAGGTCTTCACGGGCGCAGCCGAGGGTTTCGGCGGCGCTGTAGAGGTACAGGCCATGTCCGGCTTCGTCCTGCACTTTCGCCAGCAGAATCGCTTTGCGGCGCAGCGTCGGCGCGCGAGTGATCCAGTTACCTTCCGGCAGCATGCCGACGATTTCCGAGTGCGCGTGCTGGCCAATCTGGCGGATTAGCGTTTTGCGGTAGGCATCCGGCATCCAGTCCTGCGGTTCGATGGCTGTATCCTGCGCGATGCGCTGGTCAAAGCAGTGTTGTTCTGTCACGTCATCACCTTATGATTCCGATAAATTCAACAAATCATTTTTTGCGAATCACTTTGTTTTATAAAAGTTACATCTTAGTTAAATAAAACCACAAATTTTGTTTGTGAATTTTGTGATGAGTACCGCAAAGGTCTTTATAAATTTCTTTGTAAACAATAATATATCGTTATTGAAGAAGGTGTTCGCGATCGCATTGTTAATAAATTATTAAAATCAAGCTTGCATTTTATGATTCAGAAAAGAACTATTTATAGCGAGATTACGTAACATATCTGGAGAGTAACCATGCAGCAGTTAGCCAGCTATTTATCCGGTGCCTGGCAGACCGGCCGGGGGCGCACCCGTACCATTCATCACGCCATCAGCGGCGAAGCGCTGTGGGAAGTGACCAGCGAAGGGCTGGATATGGCGCAGGCGCGTCGCTTCGCCATCGAGCACGGCGGCAAAGCGTTACAGGCGATGACCTTTATTGAACGCAGCGCGATGTTAAAAGCGGTGGCGAAACATTTGCTGGAGCTGAAGGCTGATTTCTATGCCATTTCCAGTGAGACCGGCGCGACGCGTGCGGATAGCTGGGTGGATATTGAAGGCGGTATTGGTACCCTCTTCACCTACGCCGGGCTGGGCAGCCGTGAACTGCCTGACGATACCCTGTGGCCGGAAGATGAGCTGATCCCCCTGTCCAAACAGGGCGGCTTTGCCGCGCGTCACGTGCTGACCTCAAAATCCGGCGTGGCGGTGCATATCAACGCCTTTAACTTCCCCTGCTGGGGCATGCTAGAAAAGCTGGCCCCAACCTGGCTTGCCGGGATGCCCGCGATAATCAAACCGGCCACCGCCACCGCGCAACTGACTCAGGCGATGGTCAAAGCGATTATCGACAGCGGGCTGGTGCCGGACGGTGCGATTAGCCTGATTTGCGGCGGCGCGGGCGACCTGCTCGACCAGCTTGACCATCAGGACGTGGTGACCTTTACCGGCTCGGCGCATACCGGACAGCAACTGCGCGTGCATCCCAATCTGGTGGCGAAATCGGTCCCCTTCACCATGGAAGCGGACTCGCTAAACTGCTGCGTGTTGGGTGAAGACGTGACGCCGGAACAGCCGGAATTCGCGCTGTTTATCCGTGAAGTGGTACGCGAGATGACCGCCAAAGCCGGGCAAAAATGTACTGCCATTCGCCGCATTATCGTACCGCAGGCGCAGGTCAACGCGGTGAGCGAGGCGCTAATTGCCCGCCTGCAAAAAGTAGTGGTCGGCGACCCGGCGCAGGAAGGCGTGAAGATGGGCGCGCTGGTCAATAGCGAGCAGCGTCAGGACGTACAGGATAATGTGAACCGTCTGGTGGAAGCCGGATGTGAAGTGTTGCTGGGCGGTAAAGCCGACCTTAGCGCCGCCGGAGCGTTCTTCCCGCCAACCCTGCTGTTCTGCCCGCAGCCGGATGAAGTGGCAGCGGTACACGCCATTGAAGCCTTTGGTCCGGTGGCCACGCTGATGCCGTATCAGAATCGCGAGCACGCCATGGCGCTGGCTCGCGCCGGTGAAGGTAGCCTGGCGGGGACATTAGTGACGGCTGATGGCGTACTGGCGCGCGAATTTATTCTCGGCGCGGCTCGCGCCCACGGGCGTATTCAGGTGCTGAACGAAGAGTCATCCGTGGAATCCACCGGCCACGGTTCCCCGCTGCCGCAGCTGGTACACGGCGGCCCGGGACGCGCGGGCGGCGGCGAAGAACTCGGCGGCCTGCGGGCAGTGAAGCACTACATGCAGCGCACCGCGATTCAGGGCAGCCCGACCATGCTCGCCGCCATCGGCCAGCAGTGGGTACGCGGCGCGCAGGTGGTTGAAGACCGCATCCACCCGTTCCGCAAATATTTTGAAGAGATCCAGCCGGGCGACAGCCTGCTGACCCCGCGCCGCACGCTAACCGAGGCGGATATTGTCAATTTCGCCTGCCTGAGCGGCGATCACTTCTACGCCCATATGGATAAGATTGCCGCCGCAGAGTCGATTTTCGGCGAGCGCGTGGTTCACGGCTACTTCCTGATTTCCGCCGCAGCCGGGCTGTTTGTTGACGCCGGGGTCGGCCCGGTGATTGCCAACTACGGTATGGAAAATCTGCGCTTTATCGAGCCGGTAAAACCGGGCGACACCATCCAGGTGCGCTTGACCTGCAAGCGCAAAACGGTAAAACGCCAGCGCAGCGTCGAGGAGAAAGCGACCGGCGTTGTCGAGTGGGCGGTAGAGATTTTCAACCAGCACCAGCAGGCGGTGGCGCTGTACTCCATTTTGACGCTGGTCGCGCGTCAGAAAGGGGATTTCCCGGCTTAAGTTCCGTGCGATTGCCCGGTGGCGGCTTGCGCCTTACCGGGCCTACATTTGAGTTTGTAGGCCGGATAAGGCGCAAGCCGCCATCCGGCAAAACACCGACACCATCACCTGAATGCCTCTGCGGAGGCATTTTTTATAACTGGCATAACTGACCAATAACCTGGCAAGCGTGAGCAAACGTATCGTGACGTTTGGCTGTTAGGTTAAGAGACTGGAACCGAAAAGCCTGGCACGGCACAACATAACGATAAGATGAGGTCACAATGTCTAACGCTTTGATTCAAAAGACACGCAAAACCGCACTGGCGCTGGCTATCGCCCTGTGTTGCGTCGGGACTGGCCCGGCGTTCGCCCACGGTGGCGAAGCGCATATGGTCCCGATGGACAAAACGCTGCAGGAGTTTGGCGCTGATGTTCAATGGGACGACTATGCGCAGATGTTTACGCTTATCAAAGATGGCGCTTACGTCAAGGTAAAACCGGGGGCAAAAACAGCCATCGTCAATGGCAAAACCCTGGACTTGCAGGTCCCGGTGGTGATGAAAGACGGCAAAGCCTGGGTCTCTGATACCTTTATCAACGATGTCTTTCAGTCCGGGCTTGACCAGACCTTCCAGGTCGAAAAAGTCCCTCACCCGCTGAACTCGCTGTCAGCGGCGGAAATCAGCGAAGCGGTCACCATTGTCAAAGCTGCGCCGGAATTCAAACCCAATACCCGATTTACCGAAATCTCCCTCCGTGAGCCGGATAAAGCCGCCGTCTGGGCTTTTGCGCTGCAGGGCACACCGGTTAACGCCCCGCGTACCGCCGACGTCATCATGCTCGATGGCAAGCACGTCATTGAGGCCGTGGTGGATCTCCAGAACAAGAAGGTCCTCTCATGGACGCCGATTAAAGACGCCCACGGCATGGTGCTGCTTGATGATTTCGCCAGCGTACAGAACATCATTAACGCCAGCAGCGAATTTGCCGAAGTGCTGAAAAAACACGGCATCAACGACCCGAGCAAAGTCGTCACCACGCCGCTGACCGTTGGCTACTTCGACGGCAAAGATGGCCTGAAGCAGGATGCGCGGCTGCTGAAAGTGGTGAGCTATCTTGACGTTGGCGACGGCAACTACTGGGCGCACCCGATTGAAAACCTGGTGGCGGTGGTCGACCTCGAACAGAAGAAAATCATTAAAATCGAAGAAGGCCCGGTGATCCCGGTACCGATGGAACCTCGCCCCTATGACGGACGTGACCGCGTTGCACCAGCAGTCAAACCGCTGGATATCATTGAGCCAGAGGGCAAAAACTACACCATTACCGGCGACATGATTCACTGGCAAAACTGGGATTTCCACCTGCGCATGAACTCCCGCGTCGGACCAATTTTGTCTACCGTGACCTATAACGACAACGGTAAAAAGCGCCAGGTGATGTACGAAGGATCGCTGGGCGGGATGATCGTGCCCTACGGCGACCCGGACGTGGGCTGGTACTTTAAAGCCTATCTGGATTCCGGCGACTACGGCATGGGCACCCTGACCTCACCAATCGTGCGCGGTAAAGATGCGCCGTCCAACGCGGTGCTGCTGGATGAAACCATCGCTGATTACACCGGCACGCCAACCACCATTCCGCGCGCCATCGCCGTTTTCGAACGCTACGCCGGGCCAGAGTATAAGCACCAGGAGATGGGCAAACCGAACGTCAGCACCGAGCGCCGCGAGCTGGTGGTGCGCTGGATAAGCACCGTCGGCAACTACGACTATATCTTCGACTGGGTATTCCACGAAAACGGCACCATCGGCATTGATGCCGGAGCCACCGGCATCGAAGCGGTAAAAGGCGTGAAGGCGAAAACCATGCACGACCCGAGCGCTAAAGACGATACCCGCTACGGTACGCTGATCGACCACAATATTGTCGGCACCACCCACCAGCACATCTACAACTTCCGCCTCGATCTTGATGTAGACGGAGAGAACAACACGCTGGTGGCTATGGACCCGGAAGTGAAGCCGAATACCGGCGGAGGCCCGCGCACCAGTACCATGCAGATCAATCAGTACACCATTGATAGCGAGCAGAAAGCAGCGCAGAAATTTGCCCCCGGTACCATTCGCCTGCTGAGCAATACCAGCAAAGAAAACCGCATGGGCAACCCAGTGTCGTATCAGATTATCCCTTACGCGGGCGGCACGCATCCGGTGGCGACCGGCGCAAAATTTGCCCCCGATGAGTGGATCTACCATCGCCTGAGCTTTATGGATAAGCAACTGTGGGTGACCCGCTACCATCCAACCGAGCGCTTCCCTGAGGGTAAATATCCTAACCGTTCGATTCACGACACCGGCCTCGGCCAGTACGCGAAAGACGATGAGTCGCTGGACAAACATGATGACGTGGTCTGGATCACCACCGGTACCACCCACGTGGCACGAGCCGAAGAGTGGCCGATTATGCCGACGGAATGGGCACATGCGTTGTTAAAACCCTGGAACTTCTTTGACGAGACACCGACGCTGGGCGAGAAGAAAAAGTAAGGTGTTTTGAAGGCTGAACGGCGATAAATCCGGGAGGTGGGTTTATCGCCGTTTTTTATGATGGGGTTATGCCAGAAGTTGACTTAGCTTTTCTACTCTATATCAATCATAAACGAAATTAATGGGTGCTATTAATTGTTAATCGACATTAATATGTTTAGCTTATACCCCATGAATCATGTGAAAGGAGTTATGAGATGGATATCAATGAGTTTCCACCGGGAGTGATGGAACATCTTGGGTGGTATGTATACAGATTAATTGATCCAAGGGATGGAAGTACCTTCTACGTGGGGAAAGGGAAAGGGAATCGTGTATTTGCCCATATGCGCGGTGAGGTCGCCGTGGCTGATGATGATGAAATGCTTAGCAACAAACTCAAGCAACTTCGAGAGATAAGATTGGCAGGTCTTGAGGTCATTCATGTAATTCACCGACACGGTATGGCAGATGAAAAGACAGCTTACGAGGTTGAAGCCGCACTTATAGACGCTTATCCCGGTTTAACTAACATCATGAATGGCGCTGGCAGCAATGAATATGGTGCTGCACATATCAAAGAGTTAATCGCAACATACCAACCTGAAACAGTCGTGTTCCAACATAAAGTGCTGATGATATCCGTGAACAGAAGTTCAAAGGATGTAGACCTTTATGATGCCGTACGTTTTAGCTGGCGTGTCAGTGTTGAACGTGCTCGTAAAGCTGAAGTTATACTGGCTACAGTGAGGGGAATCGTCAGAGGGGTTTATATAGCTGATGAGTGGCTCGAATCTACCCGCGAGAATTTCCCTGAGATGCCTTCATGGGATGCAGATGATGAGTTTGAATCTACTCAAAAATCCCGCTTTGGATTCAGGGGAAGACTCGCCCCTCCTGATATAGCAAAAATTTACCTTGGTAAAAAGATTCCGGATGTTCTAAGAAAGAAAGGCGCTATGTCTCCTGTGAAATATTCTCCAGGTTTTTGATGTCTGAATAGTGAAATGCCACTGTTTCTGTTAGCGCTTTTTTGGGAAAAAGTGGCAACGTCTTCTTTTCGCTCACAGCGGACCTTTTGTTAAGCGGTGATTTATCCAGCGGGTAACTTCACTGATAACCTCCCGTTGATATCCGTTGTCGTATGGCCTGCTGTTTGTTGCAACTCAATGGTGGGCCGGATGGGGGCATCGTAAGATGCGCTGGGCGATGAGGCCGGTAGTTCTAACCCCATCTAGTCCTACCACCAATAAGATTGGAACCCTGGCATACCTGGCATCCCTGGCATCCCTCAGGATGCTTTCTCATGAACTGTCATGATGAAAACTAATGGGCCCTCTTCCCGATTTTCATAGAAATGAGGGACGTCCGTTCTGGCCGTTGCCGAACATCCGGTCTTCACCAGATACAGCTGGTCTTGTACGCCCAGCGTGAGCATGCCCGTCTGGACATAAAACAGTTCCAGCGTCCCTTCCGTATGGCCGGGCGAAGCAAATTTTTCCCCCGGCTGCATTTCCCACATCCAGA is part of the Klebsiella huaxiensis genome and encodes:
- the paaG gene encoding 2-(1,2-epoxy-1,2-dihydrophenyl)acetyl-CoA isomerase PaaG yields the protein MDAFILSDIDQGVMTITLNRPDRLNSFNDAMHQQLSECLKQAERDDTIRCLLITGAGRGFCAGQDLNDRNVDPSGPAPDLGLSVERFYNPLVRRLAALPKPVICAVNGVAAGAGATLALGCDIVLAARSAKFVMAFSKLGLVPDCGGSWVLPRVTTRARAMGLMLLGDSLSAEQAAQWGMIWQLVDDAELKDTSLTLARHLASQPTYGLGLIKKALQLAETNSLDDQLDVEGDFQRLAGRSDDYREGVSAFLGKRPPQFSGK
- the paaF gene encoding 2,3-dehydroadipyl-CoA hydratase PaaF; this encodes MNELLITRHDRVLQLTLNRPQARNALNNALLTQLAEALESAAGDSSVSVCVISGNPRYFAAGADLNEMAEKDLPATFDDIRPRLWARIDVFNKPLIAVVNGYALGAGCELALLCDLVIAGDNARFGLPEITLGTMPGAGGTQRLIRSVGKALASRMVLSGESIDAERAQQAGLVSDIHPANLSDEYALKLAATIARHSPLALRAAKQSLRLAQEVSLQAGLTQERQLFTLLSATEDRREGIAAFLEKRTPAFKGR
- the paaH gene encoding 3-hydroxyacyl-CoA dehydrogenase PaaH produces the protein MMTQTLHTVAVIGGGTMGAGIVEVAASAGHSVLLYDISADAITRAIDGIAQRLDSRVSRGKISAEQAQALLARITPATELNQLADAQLVIEAASERLEIKQALFSQLAEICSPSTLLTSNTSSISITAIAAGIKHPERVAGLHFFNPAPVMKLVEVVSGLATSAEVVEQLCQCVSAWGKQPVRCRSTPGFIVNRVARPYYAEAWRALEEQVATPEVIDAALRDGGGFPMGPLALTDLIGQDVNFAVTCSVFNAFWQDRRFLPSLLQQELAIAGRLGKKSGHGLYRWPVEVQPELALAALSAQCAAKNIKRDVVTELDEVLLLETTGETALALSVQHNRPVVVYDYAANDTVVLASAATNPQSATDKAVYFFQQQGKKVLRIADYPGLLVWRTVAMLANEALDAVQKGVASAEDIDTAMRLGVNYPHGPIAWGETLGWGRVLRLLENLQQHYGEERYRPSTLLREKALLEMCHE
- the pcaF gene encoding 3-oxoadipyl-CoA thiolase; translated protein: MRDAFICDGIRTPIGRYGGALAGVRADDLAAIPLRELLSRNPALDASAIDDVIFGCANQAGEDNRNVAHMATLLAGYPHAVPGTTINRLCGSGLDAIGFAARAIKASDADLLIAGGVESMSRAPFVMGKATSPFQRQAEMFDTTIGWRFVNPLMQQQFGTDSMPETAENVAELLNISRKDQDAFAYRSQQRTAKAQRDGILAQEIVPVQIIGKKGAVNAVRDDEHPRAETTLEQLSQLKTPFRKGGVITAGNASGVNDGAAAMIIASAEQAKAQGLTPRARIVAMATAGVEPKFMGLGPVPAVRKVLERAGLNINDMDVIELNEAFAAQALGVMRQLGLADDAEHVNPNGGAIALGHPLGMSGVRLALAATLELERRNGRYALCTMCIGVGQGIAMILERV
- the paaI gene encoding hydroxyphenylacetyl-CoA thioesterase PaaI, whose protein sequence is MSNEAWRNARAMYENDTCAKTLGIKIVEMDEGYAQMTMAVSPNMLNGHQTCHGGQLFSLADTAFAYACNSQGLAAVASAASIDFLRPAFVGELLTATARVKQQARLTGVYDIEIINQQQKIVALFRGKSHRIGGTITGEV